The nucleotide window ATATTAATACTGCCTTTATTGTGGAAATAGATGATAGATCattgtttgttaaattttttgctagttttatttttttattaatagagaTCCTgttattggtatttttttttgtaaattctgtTTGTAGAAGTGTTGCTTTTGGATCGCTCACTGTCTTGCACAAACTTTGTTTTCTGTGTTTCGttcacattttttgtaattttactcaaaaattgttgaaatttggaATCTTCTTATTGTAGCTTTTGTACTTTATGGTACTatttttgtttcgatatctgttttgcaaaaaaacttattttttattatcgacATTTGCAaacttgttttcttttttgcaAATTTCACTCTCtcctatattattttgtattaatattattttgattttgcttggttttatttatttttttcattattttttattaataggattttgttttttttcagttttttgtcatttttttattattttttattagtagaattttgtttttttttatttttattaatagtattttgttttcttttattttcatttcttttttactatttctttttaatagaatttttttcattacagtTTTATCAAGTTTAGAAATACGAGCCTTGGAACATAGACAGGGTGATAAACAGGCTaaagactttttaaaaaaaattagacaaagAATGGGGTCATGATCTTTACTCAACAGACTGCTAAATTTTAGGTTCACAGGTTTTAGAAGAGACAGAGTCACTCCCATTTTTCGAATTTAACCGccaaattattttagatttatcgttttttttggCGATCATCTCGAAAACTTGTCATTTTATAATATGTGTATTTAAATGTATTTGACTCGATGTATTTTATAAgcaataaaacatatttttatttaataaaaagtagtttttttctgtttaaaaatatatttattcaaaaactttttgtaccccattgaTTAACAACATCTAGgtatttattaaacaaagttataaaacaaataatacattcggaattataacaacaaaaaattacaatcgattattttttatcaataaatatataaaataatgaaaaaaaaaaattattaaacatcgaATACGacgaaaactttcaaaataaaaaaaatcgtgtaTGGTCAGCTTTAATACATAAATGTCCTAGTGGTAGAAGAAAggattgaaaattaaattaaatatacgcATTAAGGGttataacaaagtttattttattgataaagtCAAAAATACAaccattttttggaaatttattaaaaggAATTGTTATTAATATAGCGGACCATACAAGTAGAAAAAATGGAACGTTTTCGTTATATTAATACTGCCTTTGTTGTGGAAATAGGTGACAGATAGTTGTTTgtctaatttttttggaaatcccACCTTTTTGTACTCAAAAATCTACCCAAAATTGgtagttttgtaattttttaagttGGAAAtgctatttttatttcgatatttgcAGTGTCAAAAACtcacttttcttgttttcttatCGTTATTTgttcagttaaaaaaaaatcgtgtgTGGTCAGTTTTAAAGTCTAAATGTCTTTATAGcagaaaaaatcattaatgaataaaataaatatactaattAAGGTTcataacaaagtttatttaattgataaagtcaaaaaaattttttagaaatttataaatgagaATTATTAGTATAGCGGACCAAAcacgtaaaaaaattaaaataaatccaaaatatttttaaaacaattctataagaaaaaaataaaaaccagaTTAGAATTGTGTgataaagaagaataaaaattataccgATTAATTTagactaataaaatttttcaatatttaaccCAACTATTTcgttcaaaataataattttttttttgttttcatataaaattctacttaaaaataaattcgaaaaatactCCTCCCACcataaataccaattttttctttacaaatttgtacatttttacaACCCCCtagttaaaaaacatttttatattttcaatatttacaactatacaattttcatttaggatcacaaaaatctacaaaaaaagtggaaattaacttttttattactgaCATGAAAGAAGTAGTTTCACTTACCCCCCCccccaaaaaaaaacaagaaaactcatttttgtgttataaattatccaaaaaaaaacaaaaaacaatcgTTGTACTcctaaaaatttccaatatatttacAACCctatcatcaaaaatatatttaatctaTAGAAAAACCCTGATTTTACTATaaactacaaattattttattaaaaagtgagATCTATTTAAAAAGTACTCTTTGATTCAACAAATCGGTTTCCACCGTTCTAGTTACATTCGTAGACAATGGAGTCGAATGTATCTGAATAAAGGGCTTCGTATACTGCGCCGCACTCAATTCCGATTCGAAATGTTCAATACTCGAAGGCAACTGAACAGAAAattaattctataaataaattaaaatactcTAACTCGTTCAtaacaatttttcacatttccGTTAGTGTACAAAGTTAAACGATTCATTCAGATCAATAAATCTAAAATGAATGTTAATTGAAAAGTTATcttagtgggattgtggcaaaactAAACACCAAAGtatactaactctaatatattccgagcttcgaataattatttatttatagtttggGAATTATTTAGTTGAAAACTACAggattgaatattgatttttgaaaccGCTGAATTTAAAGcctttttgaaagaaaaacgaaattaaaaacgccgcaatttttattatattcgaaAGCTGGGGaaattattagaattagtacacttggtgtttaattttggcacaatcccactacgaaaacgctcgttaaatattaaaatcgtgtgaaataaatttgttaaaatgaattaaatttttaaaaatattctcaagtactaacttttttttcatatttttataaatctacTACTTACTCTATAAGTACCGGAAATAGATGATGGAGTACTAAAACCGACAGTATCCATGTTCAAATCATTTCCGttatcaaatacattcgatggtacatttgaactactgtcAAATTTCGACCGTTTTGTACTACCATATGGAACCGTGGAAGTAGAAATACCAAAAGGTTCtaattcatcatcatcatcagtcgaaaatattcttcttcttttactaCCCGTTTTTCTTGGGTGTTTAGTTACCGGTTCTTCTATTTCCCGGTGAATTGTTTTCtgtaattataaacaaaataaaattccatttccCGATTGTATTGGAAAGGATTGTTCGGAGACGGAAGaattatattagaattatttagTTAAGTGTCTCTTATTTCACCCTCCATTAAAGTCTCGGATTACTCAATTATTGGGGAACCAACGTCACAATTAAGCGTTTCCATGTGTCCCTTGGACACTTAAAGTTCCACCAACGTatcaatttacttttattttatattgatgtgactctaacgacgataaatataattatttatagcttttgtaGTTTGGGAACGGTTGGACAAAACTAAAGTTACCTGCAAAAAATTCCGGGACACACTGAAGTGGCAGAAGCGCTAATGTAGGGGCAGACAAACCCTTCATAAGACCAGAACCGTTCTGCAGTAACAGCTACAGAATGATAGatagaaacatttgaaaagaaGGTAAATAGGGACAATCTACAAGGACTGAGAattcttctgggaaactattaCCAAAAAAGATCTGCTGAGCGTATCAACCTTGTTTCTGAATACTAGCAGGAGTCCTATCCTaagtattgaaatatatcaTCAGTAATTTGTGATGTGGAAGTGTTATTAGAAAGTATTGTTaggaactcgtccacgacatggaccgcGAAGCCGCTCCTGTTCGGTGTTAATGGaagagtataaaattttttagtttataactTCATGTAAGAACTTAACAGTATCAAAAACTTTACTTTTGGTATACCCTGTTCgtctttatattttgaaaaaacattacGATTTAAcgttgaatatttcaaattaacaaaaattaatgatttgtCAACAATTAAagtgttaaaaatgaaaaagaatatattaaaCATTTAAATCGAATtcggaaattttcaaagtagaCAAAAAACATGTATGGTCAGCTTTAATACATTAATGTCCTAGTGGCAGGAAAAAggattgaaaattaaattaaatatactcATTAAGGGTtgtaacaaagtttattttattgataaagtcaaaaaaacgaccattttttggaaatttattaaaaggAATAGTTATTAATATAGCGGACCATGcacgttaaaaatattacatcaaAATTATCGGTAAATTAATAAACTGAATCGCTCTGTATACTGCATCaactattgaaatataaaatgataaatgacatgaattattttcaaattggaTTTTGAACAAGaatggttttaaaaaataacaagtgTTAATAGAAAGTGTTACAAACGGTACTTTTGCTATATTCTTCATTGAACCAGAACCGTTCAGTACCAACAGTTACAGAATAATAGAGGAAACATTAGAAAAGAAGATGAATAAGAAccaaaccaattattgggacaattTACAGAGACTGAGATAAACAAAGACCCTCCCGGGAAACTATCCCCAGAGAAGATTCCCTGAATGTATCATTTGAAGTAATAACACCTAATAGGAGccctatcggggcactgtcacTTCAATGAACACCTAAAGATATTGGAATTAGCAGAAAATGCAACTTGTAGATTCTCTAGAACCTTGAAGTACTATGGAACTCCAaagcactacacctggaagcATACAAAATAGAAGACGATAGCTAAAGTCCATTTTACATTCCCAACGTTCTAAAAGGAGTAGAATTACTGCAACAgctgtaaaatattgaatatccCCTGTAAACCTACTAGAAAGGGAGCTGAAATAAATCCATCGGATTGCGGTTTATACTATACCCCAACATATaccaaacaaaaacttttttaattaatatcgATAGAAATACTAACTTTTCTTTGCGACATCCTCATCCTTTTTATCCTCTCATGGAAGGTTTCTTCCGAAGGAGCATGATATTCTTTCAGATGTTCGTGGTACCTGTCCTTATTAAGTAGTTTAACGCCATAGGTATCGTTGGATTTTTCACCACTTTTGGCGCCTCGTATTTCAATATTGTAAGTGTTAGCCAATTGTAAGGAAGCCATGAAGTATCTCACAACTTCAGCTGACGATTTACCATCGACGacgtttttaaataatttcgtttCACCGATTTCCATCCCGTCCATTATTTTACCACCATATTCGTGTATATCGAAATCGTTCTCCTTCAGATTATCCAAAATTGGGATGATAGTTTCCCTCCATTCCTCCACGCGAGCTTTCGATTCCAATAAATCTCGTTTACGACGTTCGCGTTCTTTTAAATCatctaaaaaaacataattataccaaaaaaataataataattcccTATAAATTCACACACCCTCTGGATTTTCACCTTCTATTCTTCTATCTTCTTGTATTTGGTTCAATAATCTTTCATATTCTTCCACATCTTCCGGTTCCAGACCTCTCAATAATGGATTTGATGAATTAGCAGAGGTTTCCATGGATAAATTATGTTCCGAACTgtgggaaaagaaaatattaatatagatgagtttgtaagaaaaaaatcgaaaaaattttactgGTCTAAAAATCCGGAATCGTCCTGTGTAGTTGTATCATCAACTTGAAAGTAATTATGATCTGATATATGAGAACAAACATCATCTTTATCATAATTTAGACTTGTTTGAATCGATGATTTACTGTAACAATGATCCGATATAACTGATCGCGCATCATCGTTATCATCATTCACTTCCTTTTCCTCCTCTTCTTCTTCAGATTCGTAATTAATTTCTTGTACTTCACCTTAAAATTATcgttattgtaaaattttaaccCCTATACcagaattgatattttacctTCTCCCATTTGGGGTTgataatttaaagaaaaaaacttttcgaatttcatttctttaacAGGACTTATTTTGCTTTTGGCCAAATTTTGTATCTGTTTCTGGGAAAGcttccttttttttaatagcGGTGGACCCATAAAttcattcttttaaaaaaattcaaatattaatttttttatgtgtatgGTCTGCTATACTAACAATcctatttatatcaatttatgatTACCCctcgtatttttcattttatatgagtaataaacttttatattaaACTATTAAATCGACGTAATCTGACCCTCAATCTCCTTTTTCACTTACACCCTTAAATACCTGTACATTAGAATTAAAGATTACcatacatgttttttttattactccTTTTGATGTATTCTTGAAATTAAAtggtaattttaatttaaagaaTTAAGAATTTTAATTCTTACAAAGTATTTACTACCGGAGTAATATTTTTGACCCTTTACTACCCTCGAATGACAAGTACAACCCCCAATTATTTAAAGCAAAAGTCTAGGCTTGTGATATATCATTTGAAAGGTctcttcgtttttgtattttatttactaGAACATACCAGGAAGTAGTTCacttatttcataaaaaatttcctgATTTACCTTCTATATccgtagaaaaaattatttaacaaaatatagaaACAGTTTTACAGGTACATAAGGCAAATTAAAAAAAGCGTCTGCCATACACTGAAAAAATCCACAAAAGTAGTGTCAACAAAAGGAAATAAAACagagaaaatgttgaaaaaaatgaataatttacaaataaagttacttaaacttatttaattagaacagaattgacatttttaatagcttaaaattaaaaattgataaaatgtaACCTTTTAGTAGTAGTAAAATTTCCAAAACGTTAATTTTGATACACCCTATAGAACTATTGAAGATTTAGAAAcgttatatttcattatttagataccaaaacaattttttctataaatgataaaaaaagttatattactataaattgaatatgaaaACATAGATTTTATGTATGTGGTCAGCtttaattgtaatatttaaatatataaaagtatatttaaaaaaaaatgtattaagtaGTATAATATATAGATTTCATAGTTTTTATACTAACATACGAgggttaataataaattaatttgataagGATTATTATTAGTATAGCAAGTCATACacgtaaaataaataaaatgaattcgacataaaatttttaagaaaagaaaaatacaaactaCTTAATCCATAAAACGAAGTTCCcatgaaaaatatcattaatttcatttataatccCCATTATTTCTTGACAAACCAATTGACGACACATGTCATTTGACGTTGATTGATGTCTTAAGATGTTTATTCATGTCGATTCATGTCATTTGGATAAAGCAATCTCATtttaggtaatttttaattaattatacgGACAAAACGGTAGAAACGgcacattttttaataaaaaattcgcgaatatattattgaaaataaaatatcaatttataaattaaaaaaaatcattaaaaactcACCTTTGCTCTGTTGTTTTTCGCCACTTTAACATTACCAACCCTTGGAACAACATTAGATCTCAATTTCAAAGGAACCATATCTTCTTTATCACTTTTATTAACAATgttcttattttctttcaaaaccgCTACTTGATCCGCTATACCACAATAATCATGATCACTCATAACACTCAAAATATCGTCGTTATCATCACCATTTGTAGGATTTCCTTCAACAGCATCATTCACGTTATCAATATCTTCAGTAATATTCTCCACAACCGTATCATTGACAATAACACCACTTTCATCAGGCAGTATCATGGGCACTGAttgaactttattattatttgtttcaacttCTTCTCCATTCAAAATCGTTCTTGTTTTGTCTTCAATTTTAGTGTTTACTTCATTTTCATCATGTTCTGAAGACGCATCCCTGGAAAATCCAGAATCTCCATTGTTTCCAGTTGAACAAAGTTCACATGTTGAAGATTCTCCATGTTCTAAAGATACATCCTTGGAAAGTCCACAATCTCCATTGTTTTCAGGTGAACCAAGTTCGCATGTTGTGGTTTCTCCATGTTTTGGAGACATATCCTTGGAAAGTGTATCATCTCCAAGTTTGCATGTTGAAGATTCTCCATCTTCGATATTTTCGCATGCGGAAGATTCCATTTCACTATCATCCAATTCAAAATAACCGGAATCTTGTCTAGTTTTATCCGCAATATCTTGAGGTAACTTTTTCGTATTGTTTCCAATCAGGTTATTGTTCAAATTATCATCAGATAAAATAATCGTATCTGAACAATCTGGGCAATTGGGTGTATCACAACAGTTATTCAAAATAGAAGAAACTCCAAACCAAggatcaaaaattttatttttcttttcgttttccCTTTCCATTTTAGCGAGATAATCGAATTGCTTACGGAGATCCGCTATAGTATTCAAAGGCATGTTCTGCCatttttttgcttcttcttCAAAGAATTTCTTCTTGAACTTCAAATATTGATCTTTATATTCACTGTAAGGTGTGTTAAAAGGGATGTTGTTGTCTTTCATGAACTTTATCCTCAAATAACAAGACAAACGTAAAGTAGCTATGACGTTATCTTTATCTGGTAGCAACCCTTTGttgttatattcaaaaatatgttctaTGACATGCCAACCAGGGACTCtactatattttgtattaaactCACCGTCTTCAGGATCAAATATATCGAAATCCTCGCTCCTCATTATACGATAGTTTTTAATCCTGTATTTCAGTAGCTGTTGTTTATAAACCGCCTTGGGAATCCTTGTGATTAAGGAACTTTCGTGTTCTATATCTTTCCACGATTGGAAACAATCGTTATTTACTTCGTTAGATTCTACGATTTCTCCTGTTTGTTGTACTCCTTCGAATAAAAAATCctcaaaattctttttgttATCCTGTTTCAAAGCcaatttgaatttcttttttctcttgtaACGATTTCTCCTTTCTTCTAATTTATCTATCGCGTTTTGATCTAATTGTTTTCCACTTTCTTTATCGTGTTCGCAATCGTACTCGATAAGTCTCGTATGGAACTCTAATAATTCGTCCCAGAGCATATCAACTTTTTTCCCATATAATTCTGTACAGCTTTGTAGAAAAATAGCGGCTTCGGcgaaattgatattgaaaattccatTGTTTAAATAAGCTTGTTGTCGAGTGACCTTTTCTTGAAACGCTTCTAGTGCCTAAAAACTTAtcgttttgaataaaatattaattaacgCGTTTTATCTTACTGTGCTTAGTTGATGGTCTATTTGAggttttttgtacaatttttgtaaattttgaatcaattgtccTATTGAGGACTTACAATCGAATTCCTcttccattttttctataaaattaaatcaaaattttatactcgtttctaaaaagaaaaataaataaacaatgacATAACAATTACACCGTGTAAAACAatgaataaacaatataaaaccTTAGTTACCATTTATTGGACTTAAATCAATGTCGGAAAACAaacgatattaatttttttcaaaatttcaaatttacaaaaataatgctTTGCCATTTTGTTTtcctaaaacttttttttatacataattaattaaacaaaatagtCTTTCCCACTCTATGTTCAATGTATTAAAAAGAGATAAATGAAACTAAAATGACAGAAAGCGTCCTTAGGTGAACATGCGTATCTAAACTTTATGTCATTTCCTTTTCTTTAATGTACCGTTGCCAAGCTTCCTttaactttattataaaaatgtatagtTTCAACCAtacaatatcaaattataatttaggTATACTAATTAAGTGTAAaggaaataaattcatttcaaaaaacaGAATAGTTTTAAAATACCACATTGCAGTACTATTCGAAAACTATAAACCGTGTTCAGATAGATCACCTATCAGATGATTGCTGATCCTATATTGAAACGTGATTTAGCTCACAGATTTGAAACATGATTTTGATCCCTTTTTAGTACGTTGATTCTcctattatatttatttatttgtataatgaattatatatatgGATTCtgcatttaaatttaaatctatCTTTGCGCCGAAAAAGCCATTTGTAAGGAAGATATAATTGAAGTTCAATAAAACATAGACAAAAAAACCATTTGTTATCTGATTGTATTTATCACAGATCTATCGGAATAGAAAGGATGATAATATATGATTACGACCCGATTCACTCGATAATTTTACGAATAGCAATGAACGTGATCCGAGTTAGTATTTAGATCACCGTTTATGAAAAGtctttataacaaaaatcaCATCATGTTATCAATACCGCATCGTACAACACTATCATTATCTAACAAGTCAACACTGTTCGCATCTTTTATCCGATCTATTTCCGaacaaattacattttattttgtacTAACATATCTTAGTTTAGTATTGATGAGATAtgctttttataattttatatttaaaaataaatttttgttaattatttagtGAACaatagatgcattaatatagtTAATGTacgtaaaataaattataaatttaaacagAAATCGCGTTCGGCTATTTCCGGATATATCACAAATTTAGTGGAATCGACATAATTTACCCCCTCCAAATCATAGTTCGCTTACCAAAAAGTAGCATATGAGATCGAGTTACGCGCGTATTTGATGTGATTTGTTTATATCGTGCTAcgaattgtaaaaaattgttatttattaacataaaaaacatGGGTGCTGGTTATACTATAATGAAATTCTTCTTCATACTACTCAACGTTCTCTTTTTGGTAAGGATATGCTAGTTTAGAAGCCATTTTGCTATTTATTTACATAAGTGCCCTAATGCTCAATCGATAATTTTGATTCTCGTTatcttatattttgtttaaattaataaaaaagtttgattttattgtgCAATATCCGGTTTTCGTTATAAACAAatcatatttctataaatacgCTTATGATTTTTACCGCCTACGTTATTGTTTATTATGAGCATTTAATATTCATATCAGCTGTACTTAGTAACTTAcggattttaaattaattttttaacttgTTCGATACTAAATAATGTTCaacttaaattttataaatatttcagttGTATAACTCATTTTTGttacgaaatataaaaatatttttattaattgacaTCGTATATCAGGTTCaattaaagataattttatttcattttatattgagATATTCTGCAAGATCAAATAATTTAACCTCTAAAAAAACGACTGTTTATCTATTAGGTGTACAAgagtaaattaaattttatattgaaaattaatgtcGTTGGAAATTTGTATCCACGAAATATGTACACTActattcaaaagtttttgcccacacTATAGTTTGCGTAATGAACAACAATAAATTCGATGGAAGAAGTTTATGTGGTGGGTAAAAACTTTTGACGGGCAGTGTATATTATTCGCGTACCTGAtaacataattattatcaattgcttttatataatgaaaaaaaagtcgtgatttttttctttctagcTTGTTTCTCTCGGTGGAATTGGAGTATCAATATGGATGTTTGTTGATCCTACAATTCCTCTTCATTTCACTCAAGAATCAAGAGATTATCTGATAACGACCGTTATCATTCTCTTAGCATCGATTATCTTGTTAATTGTATCCCTTTTGGGAATATTTGGTGCAGGTCAGGAAGCTAGAAAAGCTTTGATTGCTGTAAGTcgctaataatattttttaacccACATTTTCgatgatatttcaaatattttcaaaccaattttttgatattaaatatttcaaaacatattttaaattatcgATCTCGGGAAAGTTCGCCCCTGAACAATTATAATGTCATTTGGTATGTCAGTGGCCATTAGTGACAGTTAGGTTATATAAgtcgttttattaaaaaagaagaatggtTTGGTGATAATAGATTTATTGAGAAATCTTAAAAGTACCAAATCTTCAGTAAGAtctaaaattcaacaaataatttcatggAAACTTACGGTAAAAGCAGTTGTTTACTTTACGTCGGCCATATTTAAAACGGAAACaactgattttgacaatttgttAAACTCTACAGGGGTCTACGTAAATTTATTcctttaaaattcattttcgtattatttgacgaatttttgaaaatttgacagaAATGTATCCTGGAATTAGTaatatttccagaaaaaaagtttgggaactaCTGCGTTGGATTATCAAAAAAAGATACGAAGAAAAAACGATTTCGATCATTTCTGCTTGTTCTGAAATCTAAATTGATtcgttatttatcaaatttcatcAGTTGTATACGAGGttcgttaaaaa belongs to Diorhabda carinulata isolate Delta chromosome X, icDioCari1.1, whole genome shotgun sequence and includes:
- the LOC130900892 gene encoding uncharacterized protein LOC130900892 codes for the protein MEEEFDCKSSIGQLIQNLQKLYKKPQIDHQLSTALEAFQEKVTRQQAYLNNGIFNINFAEAAIFLQSCTELYGKKVDMLWDELLEFHTRLIEYDCEHDKESGKQLDQNAIDKLEERRNRYKRKKKFKLALKQDNKKNFEDFLFEGVQQTGEIVESNEVNNDCFQSWKDIEHESSLITRIPKAVYKQQLLKYRIKNYRIMRSEDFDIFDPEDGEFNTKYSRVPGWHVIEHIFEYNNKGLLPDKDNVIATLRLSCYLRIKFMKDNNIPFNTPYSEYKDQYLKFKKKFFEEEAKKWQNMPLNTIADLRKQFDYLAKMERENEKKNKIFDPWFGVSSILNNCCDTPNCPDCSDTIILSDDNLNNNLIGNNTKKLPQDIADKTRQDSGYFELDDSEMESSACENIEDGESSTCKLGDDTLSKDMSPKHGETTTCELGSPENNGDCGLSKDVSLEHGESSTCELCSTGNNGDSGFSRDASSEHDENEVNTKIEDKTRTILNGEEVETNNNKVQSVPMILPDESGVIVNDTVVENITEDIDNVNDAVEGNPTNGDDNDDILSVMSDHDYCGIADQVAVLKENKNIVNKSDKEDMVPLKLRSNVVPRVGNVKVAKNNRAKNEFMGPPLLKKRKLSQKQIQNLAKSKISPVKEMKFEKFFSLNYQPQMGEGEVQEINYESEEEEEEKEVNDDNDDARSVISDHCYSKSSIQTSLNYDKDDVCSHISDHNYFQVDDTTTQDDSGFLDHSEHNLSMETSANSSNPLLRGLEPEDVEEYERLLNQIQEDRRIEGENPEDDLKERERRKRDLLESKARVEEWRETIIPILDNLKENDFDIHEYGGKIMDGMEIGETKLFKNVVDGKSSAEVVRYFMASLQLANTYNIEIRGAKSGEKSNDTYGVKLLNKDRYHEHLKEYHAPSEETFHERIKRMRMSQRKKTIHREIEEPVTKHPRKTGSKRRRIFSTDDDDELEPFGISTSTVPYGSTKRSKFDSSSNVPSNVFDNGNDLNMDTVGFSTPSSISGTYRLPSSIEHFESELSAAQYTKPFIQIHSTPLSTNVTRTVETDLLNQRVLFK